One genomic segment of Sanyastnella coralliicola includes these proteins:
- a CDS encoding FG-GAP-like repeat-containing protein yields MKSITGILSAVLLSFTLSAQNFVNVASDFGINHSFYGPEYGCGASFYDVNHDGWDDLTLVQQYQPVLLYLNNQGQLEDPIYVGGINMNPKGMSWCDYDNDGDADLMVCNYDGKNFLYQNNGDLEAMTDVTQEAGIWHDTEYLTFGLSWGDIDRDGDLDLYINNYNADGVPNEFYINNGDGTFTESGVEYGIDNGSMWSFQSLFLDTNHDLWPDLHVINDRLPATNNFYINQGGSFIDQTTELGMEMYIFSMNNSMADYDRDGDMDIYISNNPFGNYLMQQQEDGTYADVAEEENCLVNDHSWSALWMDYDNNGWEDLHVCTTPFWGEPGQNRFFINDQAGAFVEDAIGVGLQDDDGATSTSCLGDLNNDGYADFAVIASAPETSRVYQNQGGTNHFLTVELNGVVSNTEGIGCWIEVFTNGESQIRYTQSGEGYLTQNSRKEFFGLGEIETIDSLQIQWINGHIDWFYDLPADQHLSITEGSSLTAEISVMEETFCEGDSVLLIATSYANAIWNNEQIGDSIWISEPGEYYFTGYTQEGIPVQSAPIMVEYSENALVEIVYNHPSCHGAEDGMIELIAEVDALLWLNDEPYEEVVYNCQEGVFHYHIEQDGFCSSTHSVELYAPDSLYVDLVIDQPLCFEETGSVLLSIEGGVEPYIVDWFDEDPLDLLEGDYLVSIADAHNCLIDSIISVTAPGEIIVESNITEADLGDNGIINLVIEGGVEPYEVFWNGPDGYTGEGNNITDLEPGIYTGNVIDSHNCSKLVIVDLDGLSAQELNLNQVEVYPNPCDEQIFINGAESTLTKILVYDLNGRKIEEHTVLPTNEVTIVDVSSLSPGVYILHLVDTVHQANVVIMKK; encoded by the coding sequence ATGAAATCTATCACTGGCATACTGTCAGCGGTGCTCTTGTCCTTCACTCTCTCCGCTCAAAATTTCGTCAACGTTGCGTCCGATTTCGGAATCAATCACTCCTTCTACGGACCGGAATACGGCTGTGGTGCAAGTTTTTATGACGTCAACCATGATGGTTGGGACGACTTGACTCTTGTACAGCAATATCAACCCGTTCTTTTGTACTTGAATAATCAAGGACAGCTCGAAGATCCAATTTATGTTGGGGGTATAAACATGAACCCAAAAGGAATGAGCTGGTGTGATTACGACAACGATGGAGACGCCGATCTCATGGTTTGTAATTATGATGGAAAAAACTTCCTCTATCAAAACAACGGTGACCTTGAGGCCATGACGGATGTCACACAGGAAGCCGGTATCTGGCACGATACCGAATATTTAACCTTCGGATTGTCATGGGGTGACATTGATCGTGACGGGGATCTTGACCTTTATATCAATAACTACAACGCAGACGGAGTCCCTAACGAATTCTACATAAACAATGGCGATGGAACATTCACGGAATCGGGGGTAGAATACGGAATTGACAATGGGAGTATGTGGTCATTTCAATCACTCTTTCTTGATACCAATCATGATCTGTGGCCTGATTTGCATGTGATCAACGATCGGCTTCCTGCCACCAACAATTTCTACATCAACCAAGGTGGTAGTTTCATTGATCAAACCACCGAATTAGGAATGGAGATGTACATTTTCTCCATGAATAACAGCATGGCCGATTATGACCGAGACGGTGATATGGACATCTACATCTCAAATAATCCGTTTGGTAACTACCTCATGCAACAGCAAGAAGATGGCACCTACGCAGATGTAGCCGAAGAAGAAAACTGTTTAGTGAACGACCATAGTTGGAGCGCCCTGTGGATGGATTACGACAATAATGGATGGGAAGACCTACACGTTTGTACGACCCCTTTCTGGGGCGAACCAGGTCAGAATCGGTTCTTTATCAATGATCAAGCTGGCGCATTTGTTGAAGATGCCATAGGTGTAGGTCTCCAAGATGACGACGGGGCCACCTCAACCAGCTGCCTCGGAGATTTAAATAACGATGGTTATGCCGATTTCGCGGTCATCGCTTCTGCTCCTGAAACAAGTAGAGTTTATCAAAATCAAGGAGGAACAAATCACTTCTTAACCGTAGAATTGAATGGAGTGGTATCCAATACCGAAGGCATCGGTTGCTGGATTGAGGTTTTCACCAATGGCGAAAGTCAAATTCGATATACCCAATCAGGTGAAGGATACCTTACACAAAACTCAAGGAAAGAATTCTTTGGCCTCGGGGAAATCGAAACCATTGACTCTCTTCAAATTCAGTGGATTAACGGTCATATTGACTGGTTCTATGACCTCCCAGCAGACCAACATTTATCAATTACTGAAGGCAGTTCATTAACAGCTGAAATCTCAGTGATGGAAGAAACCTTTTGCGAAGGTGATTCCGTTCTTTTAATTGCTACGTCTTACGCCAATGCCATTTGGAATAATGAGCAAATCGGTGACTCTATTTGGATTTCCGAACCCGGCGAGTACTACTTCACCGGTTACACGCAAGAGGGAATTCCTGTTCAGTCTGCCCCTATTATGGTTGAGTATTCTGAAAATGCCTTGGTTGAAATCGTTTACAATCATCCGAGCTGTCACGGCGCTGAAGATGGGATGATTGAGTTGATCGCCGAGGTTGATGCCTTGTTATGGCTCAATGATGAGCCTTATGAGGAAGTGGTTTATAACTGTCAGGAAGGAGTCTTCCACTATCACATTGAGCAAGATGGATTCTGTTCATCTACCCACTCTGTGGAACTTTATGCCCCTGACTCTCTGTACGTTGACCTCGTCATTGATCAACCTTTGTGCTTTGAAGAGACGGGCAGCGTTTTACTGAGTATCGAAGGTGGCGTCGAACCCTACATAGTTGATTGGTTTGATGAAGACCCGCTTGACTTGCTCGAGGGTGATTATTTAGTTTCGATTGCCGACGCACATAACTGCCTCATTGACTCTATCATCAGTGTTACTGCACCTGGAGAGATTATCGTAGAATCGAATATCACCGAAGCAGATTTAGGTGACAATGGAATCATTAACCTGGTAATTGAAGGAGGTGTTGAACCTTACGAAGTCTTCTGGAATGGACCTGATGGCTATACTGGGGAAGGCAATAATATCACGGATTTAGAGCCAGGAATTTACACTGGGAACGTGATTGATAGCCACAATTGCAGTAAATTGGTCATTGTAGATCTTGACGGACTAAGTGCTCAGGAACTGAACCTAAATCAGGTTGAGGTTTATCCTAATCCTTGTGATGAACAGATCTTCATAAACGGTGCTGAATCAACGTTAACCAAGATACTGGTCTATGACTTAAACGGCCGGAAGATTGAAGAGCACACTGTGCTTCCTACGAATGAAGTCACAATAGTAGATGTTTCTTCTCTTTCACCGGGTGTCTACATCTTGCACCTTGTAGATACTGTTCATCAGGCCAACGTAGTGATTATGAAGAAATGA
- a CDS encoding class I SAM-dependent methyltransferase → MEDYLKVNRDAWNKRTTAHVDSEFYDNATFKEGRSSLNDIELALIPDLSGLRVLHLQCHFGQDSISLARKGAQVTAIDLSDEAINQGKALAKEVNIDVEFICCDVYSTLDHIEGQYDLVFTSYGTIGWLPDLNKWANVISQSLKSEGKLVFVEFHPAVWMFDDNIERIAYSYFNRDVIVEELEGSYTDGSEEIRAKYISWNHGLGEVYQALKANGLNIVDFNEYDFSPYNCFATSHEVSPGKYMLKGNEGKMPMVYSIVGVKGVGL, encoded by the coding sequence ATGGAAGACTATCTCAAAGTAAATCGTGACGCGTGGAACAAGCGCACGACTGCTCACGTAGATTCTGAATTTTACGATAACGCCACATTCAAAGAAGGCAGAAGCAGTTTAAACGACATTGAGCTTGCCCTCATCCCTGACCTTTCAGGATTGCGTGTTCTTCATCTTCAATGTCACTTTGGTCAAGATTCAATTTCGCTAGCGCGGAAGGGTGCACAGGTAACGGCGATTGACCTATCAGACGAAGCCATCAACCAAGGCAAAGCCTTAGCAAAAGAAGTCAACATAGACGTCGAATTCATTTGCTGTGACGTCTACAGCACCCTCGATCACATCGAAGGACAGTACGACCTCGTCTTCACCAGTTACGGCACCATAGGATGGCTTCCTGACCTCAACAAATGGGCGAATGTCATTTCCCAGAGCCTCAAATCCGAAGGAAAACTCGTCTTCGTAGAATTCCACCCCGCCGTATGGATGTTCGATGACAACATCGAACGCATCGCCTATTCATACTTCAACCGCGACGTCATCGTAGAAGAACTCGAAGGAAGCTACACCGACGGCAGCGAAGAAATCCGCGCCAAATACATCTCATGGAACCACGGCCTCGGTGAAGTATACCAAGCCCTAAAAGCCAACGGCCTCAACATCGTCGACTTCAACGAGTACGACTTCTCCCCTTACAACTGCTTCGCGACGTCGCATGAAGTTAGTCCAGGGAAATACATGCTGAAGGGCAATGAGGGGAAGATGCCGATGGTTTATTCTATTGTTGGGGTGAAAGGCGTTGGGCTTTAG
- a CDS encoding FG-GAP-like repeat-containing protein, with protein sequence MNIGSNGFNGNGASFYDFNGDGFDDVSLVSGDGQIKFYINTTEGQFEEIDLGIYAANGSQDAKMINWVDIDNDGDEDLFISFYLSPNRLWLNNGDLTFTEISETCGILQTTAWQTHGVSWGDYDRDSYLDVYITNYNVEGIITNYLYRNLGDGTFEDVTDFAQVSNQSFNSFQSLWYDYNEDLWPDLVVINDRLLYPNAIYQNNGDGTFTEVTIDLNFDQWIYAMSITCGDYDNDDDFDIYVSNGFEGNIFMQYNGTQYQDIAPAQDMAVNSVCWGATWIDYDCDMWQDLYVSTYVWGQTDQPNAFFVNTDGEFSRDDAITQNDITDNYSPIIGDLTNDGYPDIFIHTLQSNSSVVLQNDGGDNRWLKVGLTGTLSNIQAIGSTIEVWADGIKQKRMTFLGENYLGQNSRMQFFGLGAAQNIDSLKVTYPSGHIDTFFDLAPNNSYEFVEGETYQAEIIVTGTLCDQDSNELSIQAEDVAGIEWQDGSDADTLVITESGEYSATITNNQGISTSVSIEVELFPSPVLEQNITNVTCHDYSDGMIELFNVSGIPIASCVWNNDVDDLAIFGLAAGTYEYLCTDENGCTDTDSIIVTQPDQITAVLSIIEPLCFGETGSVSIEAEGGTGTLEFDWNGEDPDALLAGEYTVEVSDELSCSSEFTFGLSQPAELSALIDINNASDGDNGSASAVAVGGTAPYNFQWSNGDIGEVADELGQGVYILNVTDDNGCTWSMSFEVIDLSVGDLSETINISAYIIAGQIHINNPQQVTGTISAYSMNGQLLMQDQLNGNHSFSLPLGFSGPLVLHLSTTYGVWTSTVLSID encoded by the coding sequence ATGAACATTGGATCAAATGGGTTCAATGGAAATGGAGCCAGCTTCTATGATTTCAATGGAGATGGATTCGATGATGTTAGCCTGGTCAGCGGAGATGGTCAGATAAAGTTCTATATCAATACCACCGAGGGTCAATTTGAAGAAATTGATCTAGGAATTTACGCTGCGAATGGCTCTCAGGATGCCAAGATGATTAACTGGGTCGACATCGACAATGATGGAGACGAAGATCTTTTCATCTCGTTCTATCTATCGCCGAATCGTCTTTGGTTAAACAACGGTGACCTTACATTCACTGAAATATCAGAAACCTGTGGGATTCTTCAGACGACTGCCTGGCAAACACATGGTGTTTCTTGGGGTGACTACGATCGCGACAGTTACTTAGATGTGTACATCACCAACTACAATGTAGAGGGTATCATCACGAACTATCTCTACCGAAATCTGGGAGACGGAACTTTTGAGGATGTCACTGATTTCGCCCAAGTATCGAATCAATCTTTCAATTCTTTTCAGTCGCTTTGGTACGATTACAACGAAGATCTTTGGCCGGATCTGGTCGTGATCAATGATCGACTGCTCTATCCAAATGCCATCTATCAAAACAATGGAGACGGCACTTTCACTGAAGTAACCATTGACCTCAATTTCGATCAATGGATTTATGCCATGTCAATCACTTGCGGCGACTACGACAATGACGACGATTTCGACATCTATGTATCCAATGGATTTGAAGGAAATATCTTCATGCAATACAACGGGACGCAATACCAGGATATCGCCCCTGCCCAAGATATGGCCGTGAATTCAGTGTGTTGGGGTGCCACCTGGATCGATTATGACTGCGATATGTGGCAGGATCTATATGTGTCTACATATGTATGGGGACAAACAGACCAGCCCAATGCCTTTTTCGTCAATACCGATGGTGAATTCTCCCGTGATGATGCCATCACTCAAAACGACATCACTGACAATTATTCTCCTATCATTGGTGACCTGACGAATGACGGCTATCCAGACATCTTTATTCATACCCTTCAAAGCAATTCGTCAGTTGTTCTTCAAAATGATGGCGGAGACAATCGATGGCTGAAGGTGGGGCTGACAGGAACCTTATCTAATATTCAGGCGATTGGTAGCACCATTGAGGTATGGGCAGATGGTATCAAGCAAAAGCGAATGACATTCTTAGGTGAAAACTACTTAGGACAGAATAGTCGCATGCAATTCTTTGGCCTAGGAGCTGCACAGAATATCGATTCGCTCAAAGTCACTTACCCTTCAGGACATATTGATACCTTCTTCGATTTAGCTCCGAACAATTCGTATGAATTTGTCGAAGGTGAAACCTATCAAGCGGAAATCATCGTGACTGGTACCCTTTGCGACCAAGATTCGAATGAACTGAGTATTCAAGCGGAAGATGTAGCCGGCATCGAATGGCAAGATGGATCAGATGCCGATACGCTAGTCATAACTGAAAGCGGAGAATATTCAGCAACCATCACCAACAATCAAGGAATCTCCACTTCGGTTTCAATTGAGGTTGAACTCTTTCCTTCCCCGGTTTTGGAGCAAAACATAACGAATGTCACTTGCCATGATTATTCCGATGGTATGATTGAGTTGTTCAATGTGAGTGGTATTCCCATTGCTTCTTGCGTTTGGAATAACGACGTGGATGATCTGGCCATCTTCGGTTTAGCAGCTGGCACATATGAATACCTCTGCACTGATGAAAATGGCTGCACCGATACAGATTCGATCATCGTAACTCAGCCTGATCAGATTACTGCAGTTCTCTCCATCATCGAGCCTTTGTGCTTCGGCGAGACAGGTTCAGTGTCGATTGAGGCTGAAGGCGGCACGGGAACCTTAGAATTCGATTGGAACGGCGAAGATCCTGATGCATTGCTTGCCGGCGAATACACCGTTGAAGTTAGCGATGAACTTTCTTGTTCAAGCGAATTCACTTTCGGGTTAAGTCAACCAGCGGAGCTTTCTGCGCTTATCGATATTAATAATGCATCCGATGGAGATAACGGTTCAGCCAGCGCCGTTGCTGTAGGTGGTACTGCTCCCTATAACTTCCAATGGAGTAACGGGGATATCGGGGAGGTTGCCGATGAACTCGGTCAAGGAGTATATATTCTGAATGTCACTGATGACAATGGATGCACGTGGTCTATGAGTTTCGAAGTTATTGACCTCTCCGTGGGTGACTTGTCAGAAACAATCAACATTTCAGCCTACATCATCGCCGGACAAATCCACATCAACAATCCGCAACAGGTAACAGGAACGATTAGCGCTTATTCAATGAATGGTCAGTTATTGATGCAAGATCAATTGAATGGCAATCATTCGTTTAGTCTTCCCCTTGGATTCAGTGGACCGCTAGTTCTGCATCTCAGCACCACCTATGGTGTCTGGACTTCCACCGTGCTTTCGATTGATTAG
- a CDS encoding CHAP domain-containing protein — protein MQHLLLLALFSSLWLAPNGISETPIDTWNNVPIYEGGDGTAHYSDSGYRYGLKWQCVEFVKRYYADHLDHEMPNTWGHAISFFDKSLEDGEWNKARGLVQYTNGSATSPAIDDLLILDWAQPYGHVAIVGEVTETQILVIQQNAGPTRIYLDLDRSDGKYTISDQVVGWLRKE, from the coding sequence ATGCAACACCTACTCTTACTCGCTCTATTCAGTTCTCTTTGGCTAGCGCCGAATGGGATCTCTGAAACGCCGATTGACACCTGGAACAATGTACCCATCTATGAAGGTGGAGACGGAACGGCGCATTACTCTGACTCGGGTTATCGTTACGGATTGAAATGGCAATGCGTTGAGTTTGTCAAACGGTATTACGCTGATCACCTAGATCATGAAATGCCCAACACTTGGGGGCATGCGATCTCCTTCTTTGACAAATCGCTTGAAGATGGCGAATGGAATAAAGCACGCGGGCTAGTTCAATACACCAACGGGAGTGCCACCTCCCCTGCTATAGATGATCTTCTCATCTTAGATTGGGCCCAGCCTTATGGACATGTGGCTATCGTTGGAGAAGTAACTGAAACTCAAATCTTGGTTATCCAGCAGAATGCGGGTCCTACTAGAATATATCTCGATTTAGACCGAAGCGATGGAAAGTATACTATCTCCGATCAAGTGGTTGGATGGTTGAGAAAGGAATAA
- a CDS encoding FG-GAP-like repeat-containing protein: MTRTVSILTILFLPALLCAQTFVNVAPENNFVHQFYGTEYGTGISFYDVNGDGWDDITVGQANETISLYLNIEGELSPPISIGAINANPKGINWCDYDNDGDPDLLVTNYNSTNHLYRNDGNFNNMLDVTAEVGILHDTSYLSYGISWGDTDRDGDLDLYICNYNADGITNEFYVNNGDGTFTESAAMLGVDDGSLWSFQGLFTDYDHDLWPDLHVINDRLPATNNFYKNENGSFSNITTEIGLEMYIFSMNNSMADYDRDGDMDLYVSNNPFGNYLMRQEEDGTFSHVSEETGTSVFDHSWSALWIDYDNDGWEDLHVNCSPFWGEPGQNRFFVNLENGTFFENAAGVGLGSDNGATNSSAMGDLNNDGFPDFVVQAGAPDYSRIYRNTGNTNAFLTVDLVGTVSNTEGIGAWIEVFSEGTSQLRYTQSGEGFLTHNSGKEFIGLGQAEVIDSMIVEWPSGHVDTFYDVEINQQLNIAEGSSMMASILNEGTSICEGDSLLLIASNGMNPVWNNGTENDSLWVQEPGVYSYITYSELGIPYSSTEFTVQSTNDASYTVTNVDPACLGSADGEISIELNENAIATVNGENYDEPLMNLPAGQYELIVSEEGLCTVTTIVELVSPPAIELELSIENPLCAGDYGMASAEASGGTGVISINWNDVNPDELEPDTYEVNVIDENGCSISETFEIESPDEIVIDVVTVESTEGDNGSIQLDISGGEGPYTINWNGPDGFSDTGELIENLSPGIYTASIVDSNGCMELEIIDLDSMNVENLLISDFLISPNPSNDVIYISNLPVGAFQCSIYGIDGRLVQQIMIPSGTEQLEVSFTFAASGMFVVQIESNQGLARKQIIKR; encoded by the coding sequence ATGACAAGGACAGTAAGTATCCTTACGATACTGTTCCTCCCTGCTTTGCTTTGTGCTCAAACATTTGTCAATGTTGCGCCTGAGAACAATTTTGTCCACCAGTTCTACGGAACAGAATATGGAACGGGCATCAGTTTCTATGATGTCAATGGTGATGGTTGGGATGATATTACCGTAGGCCAAGCAAACGAAACGATTTCCTTATATCTCAATATAGAAGGTGAATTATCACCTCCAATTTCTATTGGTGCCATCAATGCAAATCCGAAAGGAATCAACTGGTGTGACTACGATAACGATGGAGATCCTGACCTACTTGTTACCAACTATAATAGTACTAACCACCTCTACCGGAATGATGGAAACTTCAATAACATGTTGGACGTCACAGCTGAAGTTGGAATTCTCCACGACACATCTTACTTGAGCTATGGCATTTCTTGGGGAGACACCGATCGAGATGGAGACTTAGATTTATATATCTGTAATTACAACGCTGACGGCATTACGAATGAGTTCTACGTCAACAATGGTGATGGCACCTTCACGGAATCTGCTGCCATGCTAGGCGTTGACGATGGCAGCTTGTGGTCTTTTCAGGGGTTATTCACGGATTATGACCATGACTTGTGGCCTGACCTGCATGTCATCAATGACCGATTACCAGCAACAAATAACTTCTACAAAAACGAGAACGGTAGCTTCTCGAATATTACCACTGAAATCGGTTTGGAGATGTACATCTTCTCGATGAACAACAGCATGGCTGATTATGACCGAGATGGTGATATGGACCTCTACGTTTCTAATAATCCATTTGGGAACTACTTAATGAGGCAAGAAGAAGACGGAACCTTCTCACACGTTTCTGAAGAAACAGGTACTTCCGTATTCGATCACAGTTGGAGTGCCCTTTGGATTGACTACGACAATGATGGCTGGGAAGATCTTCACGTAAACTGCTCACCATTCTGGGGAGAGCCGGGTCAAAACAGGTTCTTCGTCAACCTTGAAAACGGAACCTTCTTCGAAAACGCCGCAGGAGTTGGCTTAGGCTCAGATAATGGAGCTACAAATTCTTCAGCTATGGGTGACTTGAATAATGACGGGTTCCCAGATTTCGTTGTCCAAGCTGGCGCTCCTGATTATTCGAGAATTTATCGGAATACCGGGAATACCAACGCTTTCTTAACTGTTGACCTCGTTGGCACGGTATCAAATACAGAAGGAATTGGAGCGTGGATTGAAGTTTTTTCGGAAGGAACTAGCCAACTGAGATACACACAATCAGGGGAAGGATTCCTTACTCACAACTCAGGGAAAGAATTCATCGGACTTGGCCAGGCTGAGGTCATAGACTCAATGATTGTGGAGTGGCCTAGTGGTCATGTAGATACATTTTACGATGTTGAAATCAACCAACAGCTGAACATCGCAGAGGGCAGCTCAATGATGGCTTCCATCTTGAATGAAGGCACTTCTATTTGTGAGGGAGATTCGCTTCTTCTGATTGCGAGTAATGGGATGAATCCTGTTTGGAACAATGGAACTGAGAATGATTCACTCTGGGTACAAGAACCAGGAGTTTATTCGTACATCACCTACTCTGAGCTCGGTATTCCATATAGCTCAACAGAGTTTACCGTTCAGTCAACTAATGATGCATCCTACACAGTTACGAATGTTGATCCCGCCTGCTTAGGTTCTGCTGATGGCGAAATTTCCATCGAATTGAATGAGAACGCTATCGCCACGGTAAACGGTGAAAACTATGACGAACCATTGATGAACCTACCGGCAGGACAGTATGAACTTATTGTTTCTGAGGAAGGCTTATGTACGGTCACTACCATTGTTGAACTTGTTTCTCCGCCAGCAATAGAGTTGGAATTATCAATAGAAAATCCGCTGTGTGCAGGAGATTATGGCATGGCTAGCGCCGAAGCTTCCGGGGGTACAGGTGTCATTTCGATTAACTGGAATGACGTCAATCCTGATGAACTTGAACCTGACACCTATGAAGTCAACGTAATAGACGAAAATGGTTGTAGTATCAGCGAAACCTTTGAAATCGAATCTCCAGATGAAATCGTCATCGACGTTGTTACTGTTGAATCCACTGAAGGCGACAATGGCTCGATTCAGCTTGACATTTCTGGTGGAGAAGGCCCGTATACAATTAACTGGAACGGTCCGGATGGATTCTCAGATACGGGTGAATTGATTGAGAACCTCTCTCCTGGTATCTATACCGCTTCTATTGTTGATTCAAATGGGTGCATGGAACTTGAAATTATTGACCTCGACAGCATGAACGTTGAGAATTTATTGATTTCTGATTTCCTTATTTCACCGAATCCGAGCAATGATGTCATTTACATTTCAAACCTTCCTGTAGGTGCTTTTCAATGTAGTATTTATGGCATTGACGGTAGACTGGTTCAACAGATCATGATCCCTTCAGGAACTGAGCAATTAGAGGTGAGTTTTACCTTTGCTGCGAGTGGAATGTTCGTCGTTCAAATTGAATCAAATCAAGGACTAGCGCGCAAGCAAATCATCAAGCGCTGA
- a CDS encoding DUF1801 domain-containing protein, translating into MRIEANSPEEYISKIPEDRQPVMTKLREVINTNLPVGFKEVMSYNMIGWVVPHDKYPAGYHCDPKLPLPFMNLASQKNFIAFYHMGIYATPELLDWFVGEYPKYVSTKLDMGKSCIRLKKMDQIPYELIGELVAKMTAQDWIDKYESEIKR; encoded by the coding sequence ATGCGTATAGAGGCAAATTCTCCAGAAGAATACATTTCGAAAATCCCCGAAGATCGTCAACCGGTCATGACGAAGTTGAGAGAGGTGATCAACACCAATCTCCCTGTAGGATTCAAGGAAGTCATGTCGTACAACATGATTGGTTGGGTCGTTCCCCACGACAAATATCCTGCTGGGTACCATTGTGATCCGAAGCTGCCTCTCCCCTTCATGAACCTGGCTTCACAAAAGAACTTCATCGCCTTTTACCACATGGGAATCTACGCCACACCCGAGCTACTCGACTGGTTCGTAGGCGAATACCCAAAGTACGTGAGCACGAAGTTAGATATGGGCAAGAGCTGTATTCGCTTGAAGAAGATGGATCAAATCCCATACGAACTCATTGGCGAATTGGTGGCTAAGATGACCGCTCAAGACTGGATTGATAAATACGAAAGCGAGATCAAACGCTAA